The sequence GAGTGGTCGCCCGCAGGTTCGATCTGAACTCCCGTCAGTCGCTTCGCGAAATCGCACGCATCGTCTTCGAGCACGATCTCGACCTTCTCGTCCGGGAGGAGTTGATCCTGCGCCGCTATCGGGTTCCCCGCCTGATCAAGCAATGAGAATCGAAACGCAGCGGAGGATCGACCGCTTCATCGGTGCTCCTCTGTGCCGCCTGCTCTCGCTTCTGCCGGCGCCCTCGGAGCGACAAGGCGCTCCGAGCACGATCCTCGTGGTGCTCCTCTCGGAAATGGGCAGTCTCGTCCTGGCCGATCCTCTGTTCCAGCGGTTGAAGAGGAAGTACCCCCAAGCTCGAATCTGCGCGCTCGTCTCGCGGAACAACGGGGAAGTGCTCGCCACCCTCGACGCCGTGCCCGACACCGAGGTCTACACGCTTCGAACTCACTCCTTGGTGGCGTTCTTGAGGGATTCCGTTGCCGTCGTTCGAAGGCTTCGCCGCCTCGAGCTCGACGTGGTCATCGATTGCGAGCTCTTCTCCCGGGTGAGCGCGATCCTCTCCCGCCTGAGTGGTGCGCGCGTGCGGGTCGGATTTCACCGCCACCGGCAGGAGGGACTCTACCGGGGCGATTTCATCAACCGGCCCGTGCCCTACAATCCCTATCGCCACATCGCCCGCCAGTTCCTCACCCTCGTCGAGGCGATCGAGAGCTCTTCCGTGCCTCCGGTCAAGCGGCGCCTGGCCGAAGACCACCTGGCCCTGCGGCCCTTGAGCCTTGACACCGGAGAGCTCGATGCCATGCGCCACAGGCTCGAGCGCGATTTCCCGCGGGTGCGGACCGCAAGGCTCGTTCTTCTCTACGCTGGGGGCGGCCTCATTCCTGTCCGGGCTTGGCCCCTTTCCTCGTTCCAGGAGCTGGCGGCTCGCCTCGTCGAGGCCGGTCTTCTGGTGGGCGTCATCGGACTGGACGGGGACAAACCTCTCGCCCGCGCCATCCAGGATCGCGTGGGGAGAGAGCGAGCCATCGACCTCACCGGATACACGCGAAACGTTCGCGAGGTCATGGTGCTGTTCCATCTCGCGGAGCTTTTGATCACGAACGATGGCGGGCCGGGACACTTCGCCGCCAAGACGCCGATTCGGAGCGTGATTCTGTACGGTCCCGAGACCCCCGTGCTCTACGGAAGCCTCGATCCGCATTCCGTCTGTCTCTACAAGGGGCTCTCCTGCTCGCCCTGCCTGAGCGCCTATAACCACCGAAACTCGCCATGCGACGGAGACAACCAGTGCCTGAAGACCATTTCCGTCGACGAGGTCTTCGAAAAGGCGATGTCCCTCTTGCCAATAGACGATGAGAGGACGTGGTAAGAGAACCGACGACGACTATTCGACTTGGGCTAAGATTGCGGAAAGCGAGGAGGCCCAACGATGTGTCTCATCGTGAACCCATCGGTTTTCGTTCTTCTGTTGTTTCTCATCCTCCCCGGACCGCCGAGCCGTCTCGAGCAGGCGAAGTTCCTGGAAACGGCCCGTGTCGTGAACGCGAAGCCGGTCTCCGAGGGGAGTACGGATACGTGGCGGTTGACGCTCGAAAGCGAGGGTTTCGTACACGATGCGAGCTTTCAGTATGTCGACGAGCGCGCGGTGAAGAAAGACCTCGGCGACGGCAAGTACGAGGTCAATTTCGTGGATTCCTATCGTTACAACATCGCGGCCTATCGCCTGGCCGAGCTCCTGGGCATGGCCGACATGGTGCCCGTTTCGGTCGAAAGGAATTGGCAGGGCAAGACCGGTGCGCTCACCTGGTGGGTGGACGAAGTTTGGATGAACGAGCAGGAGCTCATCGACCGCGGCTTGAAGGCGCCGGACCCGAACCTCTGGAGCGAGCAGATCTTCAAGGTGCGACTCTTCGGTCAGCTCGTATTCGACACGGATCGGAATCGTGGAAACTTGCTGGTGACGCGAGATTGGCATCTCTGGATGATCGATTTCAGCCGCGCTTTCCGGCGTTGGCGGAAGCTCGAGAACACCGCGGGATTGGAACGGTGCTCGCGAGAGGTGCTCGAACGGCTTCGGATGCTGAGTCTCGAAGAGCTCTCGCGGACCGTGGAAGAACACCTGACGGAGAAAGAGATCGATTCCGTCCTCGGACGGCGGGACCTCTTGGTCGAGCACTACGAACGGCTCATTCGCGAACGCGGGGAGCACACCGTCCTCTATTGACGGGCCCGATTTGCTCCGTGGCACCGTTTAGCTAGAATCCCATTCTTGGCCCGAAACGGGGCATGTCATCCATGTTTTCTGGTTTTCAAAATTGGCTGGCGGGGCTCGACGCCAACACCGCACTCGCGGTCCGATGCGCGATGCACACCCTCGTTGGTGGTGCGCTTGGGCTCTACGTTCGTGAGCTGTACCGGCGCTTTTCGTCGTCCTTGACGAAACGCGAGGGCTTCGCCGATCTCTTCCCGTTGTTGACGGCGATTACCGTCGTCATCATCTTCGTGGTCAAATCGTCGCTGGCTCTGTCTCTCGGTCTAGTGGGTGCCCTGTCGATCGTGAGATTTCGCACGGCAATCAAGAACCCCGAGGAGCTGGTCTACCTCTTCCTATGCATCGGGATCGGGGTGGGGCTCGGGGCGGAATTGACCCTGTTGACTGCCTCGTCGGTCGCCGTCGTCACGCTGTTCGTCGTCGCCAATTCTCTCCGAAAGGGGCGTTCGGCCCGACACAACCTGTTGCTCACCGTCTCGGGGGAAGCCAAGCGTTTCTTCGACGCGTCACAGGAAGACGTAGTCAGTATGCTGGAAAAGCGCACCAGACGGCTCCGGGTGCAACGTTTCGATCTCGAGGATGGTCAGGTTCAATTCCGCGCGACCGTATCGCTGACCGACGCTCAGGATGCGAACGATCTGGTGTCTTACTTGAAAGAGAAGCTCCCTCAGTTTCAGGTCTCTTACGTGGACCTGGAGACCCTGCAGTGAAACGATGGCCGCTGGGTCTTCTGATACTCGGCTCGGGGGGGCTCTCGTGGTGGATGGAGGTCGATCCGAACACGACGCGTTCCGTCGTGATCAACGAGATTCTTCTCATCAACCGATCGACGACTCTGGACGAGGATGGCAACCGGTCCGCCTGGATCGAGCTCCTGAACGCCGGCGGGGACGAAGTGGACCTCGGCGGATTCGCTCTGAGCGACGACGCCACGCTGCCGCGAAAATGGCCCCTGCCTCGGGCCGTCCTTCGACCGGGTGACCGTGTGCTCGTGCATGCCTCGGGAAAGAATCGCGGGATGCATGCCAACTTCGACCTGAGGCCGCGCTCACAGCTCGTCGTGCTCACCGGGCCGGATGAGGAGACGTCCGATGCCGTTGCCCTGCCGCGTCAAACGGATGACCGGTCCTATGGCCGTGATCCCGATGGAACCGGTCGGTTCCATTACTTCCTCACGCCGACGCCGGGATCGACCAATCGGGGACTCTCGTCCTCCACGCCGATATCCTCTCGTCCGCGCATGAACCCCGACGGCGGATTCTATGACCAGCGCCTCGACGTCGATCTGTCGATGGAGCTCCCCACCGACGACTTCGAGATTCGCTACACGACGGACTGGTCGCCG comes from Vicinamibacteria bacterium and encodes:
- a CDS encoding glycosyltransferase family 9 protein, whose amino-acid sequence is MRIETQRRIDRFIGAPLCRLLSLLPAPSERQGAPSTILVVLLSEMGSLVLADPLFQRLKRKYPQARICALVSRNNGEVLATLDAVPDTEVYTLRTHSLVAFLRDSVAVVRRLRRLELDVVIDCELFSRVSAILSRLSGARVRVGFHRHRQEGLYRGDFINRPVPYNPYRHIARQFLTLVEAIESSSVPPVKRRLAEDHLALRPLSLDTGELDAMRHRLERDFPRVRTARLVLLYAGGGLIPVRAWPLSSFQELAARLVEAGLLVGVIGLDGDKPLARAIQDRVGRERAIDLTGYTRNVREVMVLFHLAELLITNDGGPGHFAAKTPIRSVILYGPETPVLYGSLDPHSVCLYKGLSCSPCLSAYNHRNSPCDGDNQCLKTISVDEVFEKAMSLLPIDDERTW
- a CDS encoding DUF4956 domain-containing protein, producing MHTLVGGALGLYVRELYRRFSSSLTKREGFADLFPLLTAITVVIIFVVKSSLALSLGLVGALSIVRFRTAIKNPEELVYLFLCIGIGVGLGAELTLLTASSVAVVTLFVVANSLRKGRSARHNLLLTVSGEAKRFFDASQEDVVSMLEKRTRRLRVQRFDLEDGQVQFRATVSLTDAQDANDLVSYLKEKLPQFQVSYVDLETLQ